From a region of the Castanea sativa cultivar Marrone di Chiusa Pesio chromosome 10, ASM4071231v1 genome:
- the LOC142612493 gene encoding uncharacterized protein LOC142612493: MTTSEDTIFHLVTYNKLEVIFERLVILVWGDDLTRSSLELVNMNKDTTLHIAASVGSVRMCCSIIDTAELTKLLSCRNKDDETHLFSAVLRGHKDVFLYLHSICGPEDGYDYCSKKDGENILHCAITEEYYDLSLVILHLYGGLVNLANKDGMTPLHLLPSKRSAFKSGCDLGWFENYMHVSLSMAITNNVQGDEPHTTAFKRQVQTLAAAVERLTAVNTQEKD; the protein is encoded by the exons ATGACCACGTCAGAGGACACGATATTCCACCTAGTTACCTACAATAAACTCGAAGTGATTTTTGAAAGACTTGTAATATTGGTCTGGGGAGATGATCTCACACGGAGTTCTTTAGAATTGGTAAACATGAATAAAGATACAACTCTCCATATTGCAGCATCGGTGGGGAGTGTGAGGATGTGTTGTAGCATCATTGATACCGCAGAATTAACAAAGTTACTAAGTTGTCGTAACAAAGATGATGAGACCCATCTATTCTCAGCAGTACTTCGTGGTCACAAAGATGTTTTCCTTTATCTCCATTCTATCTGCGGCCCCGAAGATGGCTATGATTACTGTAGTAAGAAAGATGGTGAGAATATTCTCCACTGTGCCATTACCGAAGAATACTATG ATTTGTCCCTAGTAATACTTCACCTATATGGAGGTTTGGTAAACCTTGCCAATAAGGATGGCATGACCCCTCTCCATCTCCTACCAAGTAAGCGTTCCGCCTTCAAAAGTGGCTGTGATCTTGGATGGTTTGAAAATTACATGCATGTATCACT CTCAATGGCGATCACTAACAACGTTCAAGGAGACGAACCACACACGACGGCATTcaagaggcaagtccaaactcTAGCCGCCGCTGTGGAACGCCTCACCGCCGTTAACACCCAGGAAAAAGATTAA
- the LOC142612494 gene encoding uncharacterized protein LOC142612494 encodes MCRAFPTTLKGPIRIWFSRLTPNSIGTFKELSAQFALPFIGGHRYKKSTACLMNIKQLEDETLRSYIAYFDKEALSIDEADNKILVVTFTNGLRKGKFLFSLYKNDPKTMSDVLYRATKYMNAEDALLA; translated from the coding sequence ATGTGCAGAGCCTTCCCCACCACGCTAAAGGGACCCATAAGGATCTGGTTCAGTAGACTGACGCCCAACTCCATTGGTACATTCAAAGAGTTGAGCGCCCAATTCGCCTTGCCCTTCATTGGAGGCCACAGGTACAAGAAGTCCACCGCATGCCTGATGAACATTAAGCAGCTGGAAGACGAGACACTGAGGTCTTACATAGCTTATTTCGACAAGGAGGCCCTCTCGATTGATGAAGCAGACAACAAGATACTCGTAGTAACGTTCACCAATGGGctacggaagggtaagttcctattcTCCCTGTATAAGAACGACCCAAAGACCATGTCAGATGTGCTCTACCGGGCGACCAAGTACATGAATGCAGAAGATGCATTGTTGGCTTAA